A single region of the Lineus longissimus chromosome 14, tnLinLong1.2, whole genome shotgun sequence genome encodes:
- the LOC135499184 gene encoding FMRFamide receptor-like: protein MNKLMENMSAPVTAVARPPENKCEFHETNANTFYLYMFAITPTSIMGIVLNAIILIVLGKQQKNAVATSVFLLRILAGCDIFFLLCCLVFFFIRHMVVYFEHRTAIFTRGDNYIGGDIFYWSIPWYFAALQSRNGLIVLITLERFLNIVFPLWARPYCTEKNFGKAAIGIILLSLSCNMPTYWFLEQINVSNPCTGNPEVQIRARPGSRRRTYDSYLYLLGMVVVPLSLVYVMNVVLIISLRKAIRRRSKMTGGETGKDQEEKANRQATLMVVSILIVFTLCETPATVDRLAGLAGLQLFPDRRYHDYFRKFGLLLIVVDSAMNFVAYCITNRTFRQNFLSVFRKKIN from the coding sequence ATGAACAAACTGATGGAGAACATGTCTGCGCCCGTCACGGCAGTGGCACGGCCGCCAGAGAATAAGTGCGAATTCCACGAGACAAACGCCAACACATTCTATCTATATATGTTCGCCATTACCCCGACTTCTATCATGGGAATCGTCTTGAATGCCATCATCTTGATCGTTCTCGGAAAGCAGCAGAAAAACGCAGTTGCAACTTCTGTATTCCTACTGCGCATACTCGCCGGATGTGATATATTCTTCCTGTTGTGTTGTTTGGTGTTTTTCTTCATCCGACATATGGTGGTCTATTTCGAACACCGGACCGCCATCTTCACAAGAGGCGACAACTACATCGGAGGAGATATATTCTATTGGAGCATTCCATGGTATTTCGCCGCGTTGCAATCTCGCAATGGGTTAATTGTCCTCATTACGCTAGAGCGGTTTTTGAATATCGTCTTTCCGTTATGGGCGAGGCCATACTGCACAGAGAAAAACTTCGGGAAAGCTGCGATAGGCATAATTTTATTATCACTTTCTTGCAATATGCCAACGTATTGGTTCCTCGAGCAAATCAATGTTTCCAATCCTTGCACCGGCAATCCTGAGGTTCAAATCAGGGCAAGACCCGGATCGCGGCGACGCACATACGACAGTTACTTGTACTTGCTTGGGATGGTGGTGGTGCCACTCTCTCTTGTTTACGTCATGAATGTCGTGCTCATCATCTCCTTGCGGAAGGCAATACGACGACGGTCAAAGATGACAGGGGGCGAAACTGGCAAGGACCAGGAGGAGAAGGCGAATCGACAGGCGACTCTCATGGTGGTGTCCATACTCATTGTCTTCACCCTATGTGAGACGCCAGCGACGGTTGATAGGTTGGCGGGACTGGCCGGCCTTCAACTTTTCCCTGATCGCCGATATCACGATTACTTCAGGAAGTTTGGCCTCCTTTTGATAGTGGTCGACTCGGCGATGAATTTCGTAGCATACTGTATTACCAATAGAACCTTCCGACAGAATTTCCTTTCAGTATTCAGAAAGAAGATCAATTAA
- the LOC135498889 gene encoding sarcoplasmic calcium-binding proteins I, III, and IV-like isoform X1, whose product MGLSEFQKKKLGHVFDVFYDVNRDGRIDWNDFEDLIVRVSDINGWGKTGEKYNNGRKVLENVWGGLQKYADKNADKAVSKDEWLEMWTGEVEKVKANKSLPEWQVNYLNFFFDASDTSGDDIVDLDEYSKVYTKFGLTEDKCKTAFNKITDSGKLKLDKSLYAQLWTDYIIGDDQGSNSTFLFGGV is encoded by the exons ATGGGTCTATCAGAATTTCAGAAGAAGAAACTGGGACATGTTTTTGATGTCTTCTATG ACGTAAACAGAGACGGTCGCATTGACTGGAACGACTTTGAAGACCTCATCGTG AGAGTGTCAGACATAAATGGGTGGGGCAAAACTGGCGAAAAATACAACAACGGTCGCAAGGTGCTGGAGAATGTGTGGGGAGGACTCCAGAAATACGCCGACAAGAATGCG GACAAAGCTGTTTCCAAGGACGAGTGGTTAGAAATGTGGACCGGTGAAGTAGAGAAGGTGAAAGCCAACAAATCCCTTCCTGAGTGGCAGGTCAACTATCTGAACTTTTTCTTTGATGCCAGTGATACCTCAG GTGATGACATCGTTGATTTAGACGAATACAGTAAAGTGTACACGAAATTTGGTCTCACTGAAGATAAATGCAAAACCGCTTTCAACAAGATAACAGAC AGTGGAAAATTGAAGCTCGATAAATCATTATACGCACAGCTCTGGACCGATTACATAATCGGGGACGACCAGGGAAGTAATTCTACCTTTCTGTTCGGAGGTGTCTAG
- the LOC135498889 gene encoding sarcoplasmic calcium-binding proteins I, III, and IV-like isoform X2, whose amino-acid sequence MGLSEFQKKKLGHVFDVFYDVNRDGRIDWNDFEDLIVRVSDINGWGKTGEKYNNGRKVLENVWGGLQKYADKNADKAVSKDEWLEMWTGEVEKVKANKSLPEWQVNYLNFFFDASDTSGDDIVDLDEYSKVYTKFGLTEDKCKTAFNKITDSGKCELNKELYRALWTEYLITDDQTNRANFLFGPI is encoded by the exons ATGGGTCTATCAGAATTTCAGAAGAAGAAACTGGGACATGTTTTTGATGTCTTCTATG ACGTAAACAGAGACGGTCGCATTGACTGGAACGACTTTGAAGACCTCATCGTG AGAGTGTCAGACATAAATGGGTGGGGCAAAACTGGCGAAAAATACAACAACGGTCGCAAGGTGCTGGAGAATGTGTGGGGAGGACTCCAGAAATACGCCGACAAGAATGCG GACAAAGCTGTTTCCAAGGACGAGTGGTTAGAAATGTGGACCGGTGAAGTAGAGAAGGTGAAAGCCAACAAATCCCTTCCTGAGTGGCAGGTCAACTATCTGAACTTTTTCTTTGATGCCAGTGATACCTCAG GTGATGACATCGTTGATTTAGACGAATACAGTAAAGTGTACACGAAATTTGGTCTCACTGAAGATAAATGCAAAACCGCTTTCAACAAGATAACAGAC AGCGGGAAGTGCGAACTGAACAAGGAGTTATACCGGGCCCTTTGGACGGAGTATCTCATTACGGACGACCAAACTAACAGAGCCAACTTCCTCTTCGGACCTATTTAA